The following are encoded together in the Robertmurraya sp. FSL R5-0851 genome:
- a CDS encoding alpha-glycosidase, whose protein sequence is MTRSSIYHRPTDEYAYPIDEHTLHLKLRTRKEEVQTVQLLFGDQYEWKDGAWISQQTEMEKVATDALFDYWLLSIQPTYKRIRYGFFINNGEETILYTEKGFYEKAPEDPSYYFSFPFLHASEVFRAPSWVKDTVWYQIFPERFANGDLTNDPKGALPWASEPPSPKNFFGGDFKGIIDHIDYLVDLGVTGIYFTPIFKAYSNHKYDTMDYMEIDPQFGDKETFKELVKTCHKNGIKVMLDAVFNHSGYHFPPFQDVLKNGEKSKYASWFHTKEFPLKGGELPNYSTFAFEQTMPKLNTQNEEVKQYLLEVGRYWVREFDIDGWRLDVANEIDHQFWREFRHAVKNLKPDLYILGEIWHDSMPWLRGDQFDAVMNYPFLTNVLNFFAKDQISKQQFIENMTSVIQMYPSNVNEVAFNLVGSHDTPRILTECNGNTDRMKLIYTFMMTFIGTPCIYYGDEIGLSGVMDPGCRECMPWEMEKWNKEMQQHIQSLIKLRKEEKLLANSGTFSFLAHSDKDECIAYSKKDENKTIIVILNPTSKEATHSLPFHLKGRKLIDLLKNKEFAAESDHLSVTVAPFGFEIISF, encoded by the coding sequence ATTACTCGTTCTTCTATTTATCATCGTCCTACAGATGAATACGCATATCCCATTGATGAACATACATTACACTTAAAACTGCGTACTCGTAAAGAAGAAGTTCAAACGGTTCAGCTTTTATTCGGTGATCAATATGAATGGAAAGATGGGGCTTGGATTTCTCAGCAAACAGAAATGGAGAAAGTTGCAACAGATGCTCTTTTTGATTACTGGCTTCTAAGTATACAACCTACCTACAAGCGAATTCGCTACGGATTCTTTATTAATAATGGAGAAGAAACCATTTTATATACAGAAAAAGGATTTTATGAGAAGGCTCCTGAAGATCCGAGTTATTACTTCTCATTTCCCTTCCTTCATGCGAGCGAAGTATTTCGTGCTCCAAGCTGGGTAAAAGATACAGTCTGGTATCAAATATTCCCAGAGAGATTCGCCAATGGAGATCTTACCAATGATCCAAAAGGGGCCCTACCATGGGCAAGTGAACCTCCATCACCGAAAAACTTTTTTGGTGGAGACTTTAAAGGAATCATCGATCATATTGATTATTTAGTGGATTTAGGGGTCACAGGAATCTACTTTACTCCTATTTTCAAGGCATATTCAAATCATAAATACGATACGATGGACTATATGGAGATTGATCCTCAGTTTGGAGATAAAGAAACCTTTAAGGAACTTGTAAAAACTTGTCACAAAAATGGAATAAAGGTGATGCTTGATGCTGTGTTTAATCATAGCGGATACCACTTTCCTCCCTTTCAAGATGTTCTTAAGAATGGAGAGAAATCAAAGTATGCAAGCTGGTTTCATACAAAGGAATTTCCTTTAAAAGGTGGTGAGCTTCCAAACTACTCCACATTTGCCTTTGAGCAAACGATGCCTAAACTTAATACACAAAACGAAGAAGTAAAGCAATACTTGCTTGAGGTTGGAAGGTACTGGGTTCGAGAGTTTGATATAGATGGATGGCGATTAGATGTAGCCAATGAAATTGACCATCAGTTTTGGAGAGAGTTCCGTCATGCTGTTAAGAACCTCAAGCCTGACCTATATATTTTAGGTGAAATATGGCACGATTCCATGCCGTGGCTGCGAGGAGACCAATTTGATGCAGTGATGAACTATCCTTTCTTAACAAATGTGTTAAATTTCTTTGCAAAAGATCAAATTTCAAAGCAGCAGTTTATTGAAAACATGACATCGGTTATTCAAATGTATCCTAGCAATGTTAATGAAGTTGCATTTAACCTAGTTGGAAGTCATGATACACCACGTATTTTAACAGAATGTAATGGTAACACAGATAGAATGAAGCTTATTTATACCTTTATGATGACATTTATCGGGACACCTTGCATATATTACGGAGATGAAATTGGTTTAAGTGGAGTCATGGACCCTGGTTGTAGAGAATGCATGCCGTGGGAAATGGAAAAATGGAATAAAGAGATGCAACAACATATCCAATCATTAATTAAGCTAAGAAAAGAAGAAAAGCTTCTTGCCAACTCAGGAACCTTCTCTTTCCTTGCCCATTCGGATAAGGATGAGTGTATTGCCTATTCGAAAAAGGATGAAAACAAAACAATAATAGTTATATTAAACCCTACTAGTAAAGAAGCTACGCATTCATTACCTTTTCATTTAAAAGGAAGAAAGCTTATAGACTTATTGAAAAATAAAGAATTTGCAGCTGAATCTGATCATCTTTCAGTTACGGTTGCTCCTTTCGGCTTTGAAATCATCTCCTTTTAA
- a CDS encoding extracellular solute-binding protein — protein MKKAFSLFMMIMLVLGVLAACGPNREEGTSTENEGSNTAGEEPAKPEKLVVWEDTDKEVALEPAIEAFEKEYGIKVEYKTLGMADKIRDQLRLDGPAGNAPDVVTLPHDQIGQVVIEGLISEIEVGQEVLDTFTESSISAQMYDGKLYGLPKATETPVFIYNKALMEKAPETFDELYAFSKDFTKGDNYGFLALWDNYYFAHGIMGGNGAYVFKDENGALNRDDVGLNNEGAVTGAAYIQQWYKEGLFPKGIIGESGGSAMDGLFNEGKVASVMNGPWAFQAMKDAGIDYGVAPLPTLPNGDNVKTFMGVKGWHVTAFTENQYWATKLVEFLTNEESAKTRFETTGEIPPVKTLIEDPIIADNEAAKAVAVQSSYAIPMPNIPEMAEVWSPMASALQQIATQKSEPKAALDSAVDTIKKQIETNHAK, from the coding sequence ATGAAAAAAGCATTTTCGCTTTTCATGATGATCATGTTAGTACTAGGAGTCCTTGCTGCATGTGGACCAAATCGTGAAGAAGGTACTTCAACAGAAAATGAAGGTAGCAATACGGCTGGAGAAGAACCAGCAAAGCCAGAGAAATTAGTAGTATGGGAAGATACCGATAAAGAGGTTGCCTTAGAACCTGCTATCGAAGCTTTCGAAAAAGAATATGGCATTAAAGTTGAGTATAAAACATTAGGTATGGCAGACAAAATTCGTGACCAACTTCGTCTAGATGGTCCAGCTGGAAATGCTCCAGACGTTGTAACTCTACCACATGACCAAATCGGTCAAGTTGTTATTGAGGGATTAATCTCAGAAATCGAAGTAGGACAGGAAGTACTTGATACGTTCACTGAATCTTCTATTTCAGCTCAAATGTATGATGGAAAGCTTTATGGACTACCAAAAGCTACAGAAACACCAGTTTTTATTTACAACAAAGCGTTAATGGAAAAAGCTCCTGAAACGTTTGATGAGTTATATGCTTTCTCAAAGGATTTCACTAAAGGTGATAATTACGGTTTCCTAGCTCTTTGGGATAACTATTACTTCGCTCATGGTATTATGGGTGGAAACGGTGCTTACGTATTTAAAGATGAAAATGGTGCATTAAATCGCGACGATGTTGGTCTAAATAACGAAGGTGCAGTAACAGGTGCTGCATACATTCAACAATGGTATAAAGAAGGACTTTTCCCTAAGGGAATTATCGGTGAATCTGGTGGATCAGCTATGGACGGGCTATTTAACGAAGGAAAAGTTGCTTCAGTGATGAACGGTCCTTGGGCATTCCAAGCAATGAAGGATGCTGGAATTGATTACGGTGTTGCACCGCTACCTACTCTACCAAACGGTGATAATGTTAAAACATTCATGGGTGTTAAAGGATGGCATGTAACAGCATTCACTGAAAATCAATATTGGGCTACAAAGCTTGTTGAATTCTTAACAAATGAAGAGAGTGCAAAAACTCGTTTTGAAACAACTGGAGAAATTCCACCAGTTAAAACTTTAATTGAGGATCCAATTATTGCTGATAACGAAGCTGCAAAAGCAGTAGCTGTTCAGTCTTCTTATGCGATTCCAATGCCTAATATTCCAGAAATGGCTGAGGTTTGGTCTCCAATGGCATCAGCATTACAACAAATTGCTACGCAAAAATCAGAGCCAAAAGCAGCTCTTGATTCTGCAGTAGATACGATTAAGAAGCAGATTGAGACGAACCACGCAAAATAA
- a CDS encoding carbohydrate ABC transporter permease, with protein sequence MEAEKVGTTKHAKTAALLSIVPGFGQFYNRQFLKGIIFLVLAASFGIVFGDILNMGFWGLFTLGEIPKVDHSIFLLIDGIIALIVTVLGLGVYAFNLYDAHSNGKKRDLGLKLNSVREQYHNLIDGGFPYLMITPGFLLLIFVVIFPIIFVILLAFTNYDLYHSPPAKLVDWIGIQNFIDIFKIDIWRNTFFKVLGWTIVWTFGATTFQIALGMFLAIIVNQKDLKGKAIIRTILILPWAVPAFVSIMIFSGMFNETFGAINKMILPALGLEPQPWMTEANWTRLALILIQGWLGFPFIFAMVTGVLQSIPEDLYEAATVDGASIWQKFSKITLPLVLFATAPIMITQYTFNFNNFNVIFLFNNGGPAVPGQTAWGTDILISWIYRLTMTSAQYGKAAAITMILSFIIIAVALWQFRRTKSFQEEDMM encoded by the coding sequence ATGGAAGCGGAAAAAGTAGGAACAACCAAGCATGCAAAGACAGCTGCATTGCTTTCAATTGTCCCTGGATTTGGGCAATTTTATAATCGTCAATTTTTAAAAGGAATCATCTTTCTTGTTTTAGCAGCATCATTTGGTATTGTGTTTGGTGACATATTGAACATGGGTTTTTGGGGACTGTTTACATTAGGTGAAATACCTAAAGTTGATCATTCAATCTTTCTTTTGATTGATGGAATTATCGCATTGATTGTTACGGTGCTAGGATTAGGGGTGTATGCATTTAACCTTTATGATGCACACTCGAATGGAAAAAAACGTGATCTAGGTTTAAAACTAAATTCAGTTAGAGAACAATACCACAACTTAATTGACGGTGGTTTTCCATATTTAATGATTACACCAGGGTTTTTGTTATTAATTTTTGTTGTAATCTTTCCAATCATTTTCGTGATTCTTTTGGCATTTACAAACTACGATTTATACCACTCACCACCAGCTAAATTAGTTGATTGGATTGGGATACAGAACTTTATCGATATCTTTAAAATTGATATCTGGCGTAATACATTTTTTAAGGTATTAGGTTGGACAATTGTTTGGACATTTGGTGCAACAACGTTCCAAATTGCTTTAGGGATGTTCCTTGCCATTATTGTTAATCAGAAAGATCTTAAAGGAAAAGCGATTATTCGTACCATATTAATTTTACCTTGGGCGGTACCAGCTTTCGTATCCATTATGATTTTCTCTGGAATGTTTAATGAAACGTTTGGTGCAATCAATAAAATGATATTACCAGCTCTAGGGTTAGAACCACAGCCATGGATGACAGAAGCCAACTGGACACGTCTAGCATTGATTTTAATTCAAGGTTGGTTAGGTTTCCCGTTCATCTTTGCCATGGTAACAGGTGTTCTTCAGTCTATTCCAGAGGACTTATATGAAGCAGCAACTGTAGATGGTGCAAGTATTTGGCAGAAGTTCTCAAAAATTACTTTACCACTTGTATTGTTTGCAACCGCACCAATCATGATTACGCAATATACCTTTAACTTTAATAACTTTAACGTAATCTTCCTCTTTAACAACGGAGGACCAGCTGTGCCAGGGCAAACTGCATGGGGAACAGATATCTTGATCTCATGGATCTATCGATTAACGATGACTTCGGCACAATATGGAAAAGCTGCAGCCATCACAATGATTCTTTCTTTCATTATTATTGCAGTGGCTTTATGGCAATTTAGAAGAACAAAATCATTCCAAGAAGAGGATATGATGTAA
- a CDS encoding sugar ABC transporter permease produces the protein MSMKKNKIIRLTLSYFVIAVMAVIVFYPLLWIIGSSFNPGNSLSGSTMFPENPTLAHYKHLFDADKSDYIIWYKNSLKISIITMVLTVASVALTAYSFSRYRFVGRKNGLITFLILQMIPNFAALIAIFVLANRTGLIDTHLGLILVYVGGQIPMNTYLMKGYLDTIPKELDESAKMDGAGHLRIFFQIVMPLAKPILAVVALFSFIAPFGDFILARILLRSEDKFTLLVGLYELVAKQFGNEFTKFAAGSVLIAIPIAALFLVFQRYFVSGLTAGGTKG, from the coding sequence ATGAGTATGAAAAAAAATAAAATCATAAGACTTACACTGTCATACTTCGTCATTGCGGTCATGGCAGTTATCGTATTCTATCCATTGCTTTGGATTATTGGATCTTCCTTTAATCCTGGGAATAGTCTCTCAGGTTCGACGATGTTTCCAGAAAATCCAACTCTAGCACACTATAAGCATCTGTTTGATGCAGACAAGAGTGACTATATTATCTGGTACAAAAATTCCTTGAAAATTAGTATTATTACAATGGTGTTAACTGTTGCGAGTGTAGCTTTAACGGCATACTCATTCTCAAGATATCGTTTTGTAGGTCGTAAGAATGGTCTAATCACATTCTTAATTTTACAAATGATTCCAAACTTTGCTGCATTAATAGCCATCTTTGTTTTAGCAAACCGTACGGGATTAATTGATACGCACTTAGGATTAATTCTTGTGTATGTTGGTGGACAAATTCCAATGAATACGTATTTAATGAAGGGATATTTAGATACGATTCCGAAAGAGCTCGATGAATCTGCAAAGATGGATGGAGCGGGACATTTAAGGATATTCTTCCAAATTGTTATGCCTTTAGCTAAACCAATATTAGCAGTAGTTGCTTTATTCTCATTTATTGCTCCATTTGGCGACTTTATCTTAGCGCGTATTTTATTACGATCTGAAGATAAATTTACATTATTAGTTGGCCTATATGAACTGGTTGCGAAACAGTTCGGTAACGAATTTACAAAATTTGCTGCAGGTTCTGTACTAATTGCTATACCAATCGCTGCATTATTCTTAGTTTTCCAAAGATATTTTGTTTCTGGTTTGACGGCTGGAGGAACAAAAGGATAA